In a genomic window of Oreochromis aureus strain Israel breed Guangdong linkage group 13, ZZ_aureus, whole genome shotgun sequence:
- the pla2g12b gene encoding group XIIB secretory phospholipase A2-like protein isoform X2, translating to MLLRTAVLLLLCLSTGMCATLGYYQTDAKEDGGPAADSVVAAEDASVDVAKEGVTAVEVGNSSSAEANAGNSVFGDKPLREIGVKGSQSGDKHEEDVQVVAEGATVKESVPGSDGPPGDSPAMKAFTKEAKSLERPSSGEEANEIRPVQTNKTQKTPQEQEDSSWSLNSIRNSFQTAHGYFDSLVELVGGHNGVCEYRCKRYGELPQPRPGFQLSEPNGCSTSLVGFQLDLGIPAMTKCCNQLDMCYENCGTSKYDCDSRFRACLHDICSDLKKSLGFVSKVQACESMADALYNTVWTLGCRPYMNSQRAACVCEGEDRDEL from the exons ATGCTGCTTCGGACTGCTGTCCTGCTCCTCCTCTGCCTGTCCACAGGGATGTGTGCCACTTTAGGCTACTACCAGACTGACGCAAAGGAGGACGGAGGCCCTGCTGCTGATTCAGTTGTTGCTGCCGAAGATGCCTCTGTAGACGTAGCCAAAGAAGGTGTCACTGCTGTTGAAGTAGGTAATTCATCTTCAGCTGAGGCAAACGCAGGTAACAGCGTTTTTGGTGACAAACCGCTGCGTGAAATAGGTGTGAAGGGTAGCCAATCAGGTGACAAACATGAAGAAGATGTCCAGGTGGTGGCAGAAGGTGCTACAGTCAAAGAATCAGTGCCAGGCAGTGATGGGCCTCCTGGAGACAGCCCTGCTATGAAAGCTTTTACTAAAGAAGCTAAGAGCCTGGAACGACCTTCTTCTGGGGAAGAGGCGAATGAGATCAGACCAGTTCAGACAAACAAGACCCAGAAAACACCACAGGAACAAGAAGACAGCAGCTGGAGCCTCAACTCTATTAGAAATAGTTTCCAGACTGCGCACGGATACTTCGACTCCCTAGTGGAACTGGTCGGTGGACACAATGGTGTTTGTGAGTACCGCTGCAAAAGATATG GAGAACTTCCTCAACCTCGTCCTGGCTTCCAGCTCTCAGAGCCCAACGGCTGCAGCACCTCTCTGGTGGGATTCCAG CTTGACCTGGGGATCCCTGCTATGACAAAGTGCTGCAACCAGCTTGACATGTGCTACGAAAACTGTGGTACGAGCAAGTACGACTGTGACTCCAGGTTTCGCGCGTGCCTGCATGACATCTGCTCTGACCTTAAGAAGAGTCTGGGGTTTGTTTCGAAAGTGCAAG CCTGTGAATCGATGGCAGATGCTCTCTACAACACAGTTTGGACTCTGGGTTGCAGACCTTACATGAACAGCCAGAGGGCGGCGTGTGTCTGCGAGGGAGAGGACAGGGATGAACTGTGA
- the pla2g12b gene encoding group XIIB secretory phospholipase A2-like protein isoform X1, which yields MLLRTAVLLLLCLSTGMCATLGYYQTDAKEDGGPAADSVVAAEDASVDVAKEGVTAVEVGNSSSAEANAGNSVFGDKPLREIGVKGSQSGDKHEEDVQVVAEGATVKESVPGSDGPPGDSPAMKAFTKEAKSLERPSSGEEANEIRPVQTNKTQKTPQEQEDSSWSLNSIRNSFQTAHGYFDSLVELVGGHNGVCEYRCKRYGELPQPRPGFQLSEPNGCSTSLVGFQVNAALDLGIPAMTKCCNQLDMCYENCGTSKYDCDSRFRACLHDICSDLKKSLGFVSKVQACESMADALYNTVWTLGCRPYMNSQRAACVCEGEDRDEL from the exons ATGCTGCTTCGGACTGCTGTCCTGCTCCTCCTCTGCCTGTCCACAGGGATGTGTGCCACTTTAGGCTACTACCAGACTGACGCAAAGGAGGACGGAGGCCCTGCTGCTGATTCAGTTGTTGCTGCCGAAGATGCCTCTGTAGACGTAGCCAAAGAAGGTGTCACTGCTGTTGAAGTAGGTAATTCATCTTCAGCTGAGGCAAACGCAGGTAACAGCGTTTTTGGTGACAAACCGCTGCGTGAAATAGGTGTGAAGGGTAGCCAATCAGGTGACAAACATGAAGAAGATGTCCAGGTGGTGGCAGAAGGTGCTACAGTCAAAGAATCAGTGCCAGGCAGTGATGGGCCTCCTGGAGACAGCCCTGCTATGAAAGCTTTTACTAAAGAAGCTAAGAGCCTGGAACGACCTTCTTCTGGGGAAGAGGCGAATGAGATCAGACCAGTTCAGACAAACAAGACCCAGAAAACACCACAGGAACAAGAAGACAGCAGCTGGAGCCTCAACTCTATTAGAAATAGTTTCCAGACTGCGCACGGATACTTCGACTCCCTAGTGGAACTGGTCGGTGGACACAATGGTGTTTGTGAGTACCGCTGCAAAAGATATG GAGAACTTCCTCAACCTCGTCCTGGCTTCCAGCTCTCAGAGCCCAACGGCTGCAGCACCTCTCTGGTGGGATTCCAGGTGAATGCTGCT CTTGACCTGGGGATCCCTGCTATGACAAAGTGCTGCAACCAGCTTGACATGTGCTACGAAAACTGTGGTACGAGCAAGTACGACTGTGACTCCAGGTTTCGCGCGTGCCTGCATGACATCTGCTCTGACCTTAAGAAGAGTCTGGGGTTTGTTTCGAAAGTGCAAG CCTGTGAATCGATGGCAGATGCTCTCTACAACACAGTTTGGACTCTGGGTTGCAGACCTTACATGAACAGCCAGAGGGCGGCGTGTGTCTGCGAGGGAGAGGACAGGGATGAACTGTGA
- the LOC116314187 gene encoding uncharacterized protein C6orf118 isoform X2, with amino-acid sequence MSSSVKPKPGRYGSDIHRLLLAAEAGQKADILAYSSGHLGPRSLNQSQPQEETKSFFWRMSQSQEESRNPLSLQQIQTKAKKNEMKEFPPEFTSGTALVEPRVLGSTQDHTSHPERREHISLPQIVYRPSRTLQKACSQKKPKSPSDLGVNHHFTLSRSDQDGLNDQDQQEKKKCFGWQVMAKPDLWAGKNVAEMHARKLQEGLIKLSAQSWPSRDRLAVFSDVFDDVCEDSPVFGRILREIKTEYDLYVNHLMSFQSSPRSMSPNTSLKVSETELDDAEKEVCRLEHEARRALEEKKRVQNELQNISAAMHPKDSDKKNTCQSGLQDTMSVSGYTDSIQVKKLQVMNVWKEIKQLEEELEEKLVSTVTTTATKGHIRDQQTEIMKLIASNEHLRAISKDLENNISAVLNREKASKAIRRILWDEIHQDLQAE; translated from the exons ATGTCCAGCAGTGTGAAGCCAAAGCCTGGGCGCTATGGGAGCGACATCCACAGACTGCTGCTGGCGGCTGAAGCCGGGCAGAAGGCTGATATCCTGGCCTACTCCTCAGGTCATCTGGGGCCTCGCAGCCTGAACCAGAGTCAGCCTCAAGAGGAGACAAAGTCGTTTTTCTGGAGGATGTCTCAGAGCCAAGAAGAAAGTCGAAACCCACTATCTCTCCAGCAGATACAGACAAAGgcaaaaaagaatgaaatgaaagagTTCCCCCCTGAGTTCACTTCTGGCACTGCTTTAGTAGAGCCTAGAGTCTTGGGGTCCACACAAGATCATACATCACATCCTGAAAGAAGAGAACATATAAGTCTACCTCAGATAGTTTACCGTCCCTCAAGGACTTTGCAGAAAGCTTGTTCTCAGAAAAAACCTAAATCTCCATCTGATCTGGGGGTAAATCATCATTTCACATTGAGCCGTTCTGACCAAGACGGCCTGAACGACCAAGACcagcaagagaagaaaaaatgcTTTGGCTGGCAAGTCATGGCCAAACCGGACCTCTGGGCTGGAAAAAATGTTGCTGAAATGCATGCGAGGAAACTGCAAGAG GGGTTGATTAAGTTGTCTGCGCAGAGCTGGCCCAGCAGAGACCGCCTTGCGGTGTTCAGTGACGTCTTTGATGATGTATGTGAAGACTCGCCAGTGTTTGGACGCATCCTGAGGGAAATTAAG ACAGAATATGATTTATACGTCAACCACCTGATGAGTTTTCAGTCCTCACCACGCAGCATG TCACCGAATACTTCACTCAAAGTAAGCGAAACTGAGTTGGACGATGCTGAAAAGGAGGTTTGCAGGCTGGAGCATGAGGCTAGAAGAGCTCTAGAGGAGAAGAAACG GGTCCAAAATGAGTTACAGAACATTTCAGCTGCCATGCACCCGAAGGACAGTGACAAGAAAA ATACATGTCAGTCAGGGCTGCAGGATACTATGAGTGTCTCTGGCTATACTGACAGCATCCAGGTCAAGAAGCTTCAAGTAATGAATGTTTGGAAGGAGatcaaacagctggaggaagagctggaagagAAGTTGGTGTCCACTGTTACAACCACAGCTACTAAAGGACATATCAGAGACCAACAG aCTGAAATAATGAAGCTGATAGCCTCAAATGAGCATCTAAGGGCCATTAGCAAG GATCTTGAAAACAACATCAGCGCAGTGCTGAACAGAGAGAAAGCAAGCAAGGCCATAAGACG GATTTTGTGGGATGAAATCCACCAAGATCTACAAGCAGAGTGA
- the LOC116314187 gene encoding uncharacterized protein C6orf118 isoform X4 produces the protein MSQSQEESRNPLSLQQIQTKAKKNEMKEFPPEFTSGTALVEPRVLGSTQDHTSHPERREHISLPQIVYRPSRTLQKACSQKKPKSPSDLGVNHHFTLSRSDQDGLNDQDQQEKKKCFGWQVMAKPDLWAGKNVAEMHARKLQEGLIKLSAQSWPSRDRLAVFSDVFDDVCEDSPVFGRILREIKTEYDLYVNHLMSFQSSPRSMSPNTSLKVSETELDDAEKEVCRLEHEARRALEEKKRVQNELQNISAAMHPKDSDKKNTCQSGLQDTMSVSGYTDSIQVKKLQVMNVWKEIKQLEEELEEKLVSTVTTTATKGHIRDQQTEIMKLIASNEHLRAISKDLENNISAVLNREKASKAIRRILWDEIHQDLQAE, from the exons ATGTCTCAGAGCCAAGAAGAAAGTCGAAACCCACTATCTCTCCAGCAGATACAGACAAAGgcaaaaaagaatgaaatgaaagagTTCCCCCCTGAGTTCACTTCTGGCACTGCTTTAGTAGAGCCTAGAGTCTTGGGGTCCACACAAGATCATACATCACATCCTGAAAGAAGAGAACATATAAGTCTACCTCAGATAGTTTACCGTCCCTCAAGGACTTTGCAGAAAGCTTGTTCTCAGAAAAAACCTAAATCTCCATCTGATCTGGGGGTAAATCATCATTTCACATTGAGCCGTTCTGACCAAGACGGCCTGAACGACCAAGACcagcaagagaagaaaaaatgcTTTGGCTGGCAAGTCATGGCCAAACCGGACCTCTGGGCTGGAAAAAATGTTGCTGAAATGCATGCGAGGAAACTGCAAGAG GGGTTGATTAAGTTGTCTGCGCAGAGCTGGCCCAGCAGAGACCGCCTTGCGGTGTTCAGTGACGTCTTTGATGATGTATGTGAAGACTCGCCAGTGTTTGGACGCATCCTGAGGGAAATTAAG ACAGAATATGATTTATACGTCAACCACCTGATGAGTTTTCAGTCCTCACCACGCAGCATG TCACCGAATACTTCACTCAAAGTAAGCGAAACTGAGTTGGACGATGCTGAAAAGGAGGTTTGCAGGCTGGAGCATGAGGCTAGAAGAGCTCTAGAGGAGAAGAAACG GGTCCAAAATGAGTTACAGAACATTTCAGCTGCCATGCACCCGAAGGACAGTGACAAGAAAA ATACATGTCAGTCAGGGCTGCAGGATACTATGAGTGTCTCTGGCTATACTGACAGCATCCAGGTCAAGAAGCTTCAAGTAATGAATGTTTGGAAGGAGatcaaacagctggaggaagagctggaagagAAGTTGGTGTCCACTGTTACAACCACAGCTACTAAAGGACATATCAGAGACCAACAG aCTGAAATAATGAAGCTGATAGCCTCAAATGAGCATCTAAGGGCCATTAGCAAG GATCTTGAAAACAACATCAGCGCAGTGCTGAACAGAGAGAAAGCAAGCAAGGCCATAAGACG GATTTTGTGGGATGAAATCCACCAAGATCTACAAGCAGAGTGA
- the LOC116314187 gene encoding uncharacterized protein C6orf118 isoform X1 has product MSLKQLYNNKLAFTAMSSSVKPKPGRYGSDIHRLLLAAEAGQKADILAYSSGHLGPRSLNQSQPQEETKSFFWRMSQSQEESRNPLSLQQIQTKAKKNEMKEFPPEFTSGTALVEPRVLGSTQDHTSHPERREHISLPQIVYRPSRTLQKACSQKKPKSPSDLGVNHHFTLSRSDQDGLNDQDQQEKKKCFGWQVMAKPDLWAGKNVAEMHARKLQEGLIKLSAQSWPSRDRLAVFSDVFDDVCEDSPVFGRILREIKTEYDLYVNHLMSFQSSPRSMSPNTSLKVSETELDDAEKEVCRLEHEARRALEEKKRVQNELQNISAAMHPKDSDKKNTCQSGLQDTMSVSGYTDSIQVKKLQVMNVWKEIKQLEEELEEKLVSTVTTTATKGHIRDQQTEIMKLIASNEHLRAISKDLENNISAVLNREKASKAIRRILWDEIHQDLQAE; this is encoded by the exons ATGTCTCTAAAACAACTATACAACAATAAGTTGGCCTTCACAGCCATGTCCAGCAGTGTGAAGCCAAAGCCTGGGCGCTATGGGAGCGACATCCACAGACTGCTGCTGGCGGCTGAAGCCGGGCAGAAGGCTGATATCCTGGCCTACTCCTCAGGTCATCTGGGGCCTCGCAGCCTGAACCAGAGTCAGCCTCAAGAGGAGACAAAGTCGTTTTTCTGGAGGATGTCTCAGAGCCAAGAAGAAAGTCGAAACCCACTATCTCTCCAGCAGATACAGACAAAGgcaaaaaagaatgaaatgaaagagTTCCCCCCTGAGTTCACTTCTGGCACTGCTTTAGTAGAGCCTAGAGTCTTGGGGTCCACACAAGATCATACATCACATCCTGAAAGAAGAGAACATATAAGTCTACCTCAGATAGTTTACCGTCCCTCAAGGACTTTGCAGAAAGCTTGTTCTCAGAAAAAACCTAAATCTCCATCTGATCTGGGGGTAAATCATCATTTCACATTGAGCCGTTCTGACCAAGACGGCCTGAACGACCAAGACcagcaagagaagaaaaaatgcTTTGGCTGGCAAGTCATGGCCAAACCGGACCTCTGGGCTGGAAAAAATGTTGCTGAAATGCATGCGAGGAAACTGCAAGAG GGGTTGATTAAGTTGTCTGCGCAGAGCTGGCCCAGCAGAGACCGCCTTGCGGTGTTCAGTGACGTCTTTGATGATGTATGTGAAGACTCGCCAGTGTTTGGACGCATCCTGAGGGAAATTAAG ACAGAATATGATTTATACGTCAACCACCTGATGAGTTTTCAGTCCTCACCACGCAGCATG TCACCGAATACTTCACTCAAAGTAAGCGAAACTGAGTTGGACGATGCTGAAAAGGAGGTTTGCAGGCTGGAGCATGAGGCTAGAAGAGCTCTAGAGGAGAAGAAACG GGTCCAAAATGAGTTACAGAACATTTCAGCTGCCATGCACCCGAAGGACAGTGACAAGAAAA ATACATGTCAGTCAGGGCTGCAGGATACTATGAGTGTCTCTGGCTATACTGACAGCATCCAGGTCAAGAAGCTTCAAGTAATGAATGTTTGGAAGGAGatcaaacagctggaggaagagctggaagagAAGTTGGTGTCCACTGTTACAACCACAGCTACTAAAGGACATATCAGAGACCAACAG aCTGAAATAATGAAGCTGATAGCCTCAAATGAGCATCTAAGGGCCATTAGCAAG GATCTTGAAAACAACATCAGCGCAGTGCTGAACAGAGAGAAAGCAAGCAAGGCCATAAGACG GATTTTGTGGGATGAAATCCACCAAGATCTACAAGCAGAGTGA
- the LOC116314187 gene encoding uncharacterized protein C6orf118 isoform X3, with product MSLKQLYNNKLAFTAMSSSVKPKPGRYGSDIHRLLLAAEAGQKADILAYSSGHLGPRSLNQSQPQEETKSFFWRMSQSQEESRNPLSLQQIQTKAKKNEMKEFPPEFTSGTALVEPRVLGSTQDHTSHPERREHISLPQIVYRPSRTLQKACSQKKPKSPSDLGVNHHFTLSRSDQDGLNDQDQQEKKKCFGWQVMAKPDLWAGKNVAEMHARKLQEGLIKLSAQSWPSRDRLAVFSDVFDDVCEDSPVFGRILREIKTEYDLYVNHLMSFQSSPRSMSPNTSLKVSETELDDAEKEVCRLEHEARRALEEKKRVQNELQNISAAMHPKDSDKKNTCQSGLQDTMSVSGYTDSIQVKKLQVMNVWKEIKQLEEELEEKLVSTVTTTATKGHIRDQQTEIMKLIASNEHLRAISKSQMCCLLRILKTTSAQC from the exons ATGTCTCTAAAACAACTATACAACAATAAGTTGGCCTTCACAGCCATGTCCAGCAGTGTGAAGCCAAAGCCTGGGCGCTATGGGAGCGACATCCACAGACTGCTGCTGGCGGCTGAAGCCGGGCAGAAGGCTGATATCCTGGCCTACTCCTCAGGTCATCTGGGGCCTCGCAGCCTGAACCAGAGTCAGCCTCAAGAGGAGACAAAGTCGTTTTTCTGGAGGATGTCTCAGAGCCAAGAAGAAAGTCGAAACCCACTATCTCTCCAGCAGATACAGACAAAGgcaaaaaagaatgaaatgaaagagTTCCCCCCTGAGTTCACTTCTGGCACTGCTTTAGTAGAGCCTAGAGTCTTGGGGTCCACACAAGATCATACATCACATCCTGAAAGAAGAGAACATATAAGTCTACCTCAGATAGTTTACCGTCCCTCAAGGACTTTGCAGAAAGCTTGTTCTCAGAAAAAACCTAAATCTCCATCTGATCTGGGGGTAAATCATCATTTCACATTGAGCCGTTCTGACCAAGACGGCCTGAACGACCAAGACcagcaagagaagaaaaaatgcTTTGGCTGGCAAGTCATGGCCAAACCGGACCTCTGGGCTGGAAAAAATGTTGCTGAAATGCATGCGAGGAAACTGCAAGAG GGGTTGATTAAGTTGTCTGCGCAGAGCTGGCCCAGCAGAGACCGCCTTGCGGTGTTCAGTGACGTCTTTGATGATGTATGTGAAGACTCGCCAGTGTTTGGACGCATCCTGAGGGAAATTAAG ACAGAATATGATTTATACGTCAACCACCTGATGAGTTTTCAGTCCTCACCACGCAGCATG TCACCGAATACTTCACTCAAAGTAAGCGAAACTGAGTTGGACGATGCTGAAAAGGAGGTTTGCAGGCTGGAGCATGAGGCTAGAAGAGCTCTAGAGGAGAAGAAACG GGTCCAAAATGAGTTACAGAACATTTCAGCTGCCATGCACCCGAAGGACAGTGACAAGAAAA ATACATGTCAGTCAGGGCTGCAGGATACTATGAGTGTCTCTGGCTATACTGACAGCATCCAGGTCAAGAAGCTTCAAGTAATGAATGTTTGGAAGGAGatcaaacagctggaggaagagctggaagagAAGTTGGTGTCCACTGTTACAACCACAGCTACTAAAGGACATATCAGAGACCAACAG aCTGAAATAATGAAGCTGATAGCCTCAAATGAGCATCTAAGGGCCATTAGCAAG AGTCAGATGTGCTGTCTTTTAAGGATCTTGAAAACAACATCAGCGCAGTGCTGA